Genomic segment of Aquila chrysaetos chrysaetos chromosome 16, bAquChr1.4, whole genome shotgun sequence:
CGACCCACAGGAGGCAGCCGCAGATCTGAATCCCTGTGTTCACCTCTGCGCCATCCATTACTTCTCTTTCCATGGGTAGACTCGCAGTTCTTCAGTGCAGAGACCACTTACTTTTGCTTGACAGCAGTCCGACACTGTGCCAAGGAACACCACCGGCTGGGCCTCCTCATTGCCGTGTTGCAATCTCCCAACAGCCATCAGCGTTGCTGACTGCGGCTCCAAACAGCCCATTCCCCTTCAGCAGAAGCAGTGTAAGGAGCAAGGTGAGGAACCAGCTTGCCACATCTTGCAATTTGTGGACCAGGCAGGAATGCAGCTGGCAGCAGACCTGGGATCCATAGACTCATCTCCCTGATGGAGATTATCTTTTCACCTCATTAAAAACTGCACATGCTCAGCTGTGAACTGCTGGAAGGAAGATTCAAGTTAGAGCAGAGCCAGTGTAACATCCCAGCTGCAATCAGGTGGCATGCAAACGCATGCTGGGATGGGAGTGAAGAGAGCACCCGTCCTCACCAAGAAAGGCCACTGGAAGCTGAGTCCTTATCGAAGGGAATAGTATCATGCATCACAGACTTGACACTAGGAGCTTCTCACTAGTCTCCAGACAGCCCTCTCTGATTCACTGAGATGTGGGAACTCATATTGAAAAGTCAGTTTGTGCACACACTGACTAGGACAATTTGTCCTATTGATTAAGCAAAAGATGTCTTTTCTTGTTATTTCCCTGACCCCTGAGACTTATTTGTGCTTTCAAAATGACTCAGATTCCACAAATGGATGAATTTTTGGTGTGCAGAATATCTTTACTGCTAGCTGCAGACACTGCCGTTGAACATAAAATTTGGAGATGCAGCCTGCTCAACTAAACTCACCAAAATGGCAGGGGTTTCCGGATATACATTTCACCTTTGAATTTGCAGTTTTCCCAATCACttatttaaagaagagaaatgacTTATGAACTCCTCCATGCCTCTTTCAGTGATGCTAAGgaatattttccccttcttatgCCTTCAGCTGACCCAGAAAACGTGGATTTCTGGTGGAATTATACAGCTCAGCTGGAGGAGTTGCATGTGCTGTCCTGCACCTTCAAATCAAAAACTTGTGCATGAAAAAATTGCCTAGAGACAGCTCTAATTTGTTCTAAACTATCATCCCTTCTATCAGCAAGCAGTGAATTGttatctatttatttcttacaaTGTCACTGAATCAGTGACCACCTGCAAGGTGTCCATGATGATAAACGCTTGCTTTGTATATGGAGCTATTTCTGACAATGCTTGATAGTGCACATCTATCAAATTGCCTGGAAGAGCCACCTATTAGGATCATTATCTAACACAGTCCCTTTGTGGGAGTTCAATGTCAGCACATCCTGGGGAAGGTACATCACTGGGTACCTATTCTGCTCATTATTTCTCTAGATCATTAGTTTCacatttccattataaatttGGGCTGAACTTTGGAGTTCTCACACCCAGAGCAAAGCTGTAGCACAAGCACCGAGACTCTCAAGCATCCTCCGAGCGCACAGCGTACTGCTGCACCCGCTTGGTGTGAGCGGGAACTCCTGTCTGGAGGGTTGGCTGGTTGAGCTCCATGCCAGCAAGCCAGGGGAAGGcaggaatgctttttttccttcaagacTGTAGCTATCCAGCACTATAAAAACCCTGCTGAAACACAGACACACCCTGCTACTtgcttgctgcctgccaggtCTGTGCTCCTGAAAGTACCAGCAGCTCTCCTTCTGCAGCTTGCGCTGTCCCAAGGGAAACTTATTTTGGAAGAGCTCTGGTTCAGGTCAGGAGTTTTGATCTTAAAAAGTCAGTGCTCAACAATCTTTTAGCAAACCATGGCCATTGGAGTAAACCAATACCACCAAACCACCCTTCCTACAAGAAAGCCACAGCTCTCAGCCCTGGGCAGTATTCATCATGACTGAAATGACAACCAGGAAAACCACTTTTTCCTCATGGAAGGAGCCGCAAAACATGGGGGCCTTAATTGCTTCTGCAGAGCCTCACCTATTAATGCAAAACACAGGCCCTTGGAGGTCACACAGTTCAGTTCTTGGGAAGAACATATGCAAAAGCAATATTCTGAGACAGCACCTCAATGTTCTCTAGCCTTTCCCCTCAAGACTGGCTCTGTTCAGAGGACAGTCCCTGAAGCCATGTCCACAGCAGCTCAGACCTCACAGCAGCTCAGATGACACAAGCTAATGTCAGTCTCTTTCTGTAGTCTGAACTGCTCTGGCCAGTGATGGATGCAGCATCTTCCAACCTGACAGAACAGTTATTTTCctgcattgctttttatttcccatcACTCAGTTTAAAGAGCAGTTCAGACTACAGCCAGGCTTGCATACAAATAATACACAAACGAAACCTCCCCCAAATTCACAAAAAAGTCAGCCAGCTTCCCTGTGTTGCCCTCATAATCCTTGAACTGAAGAGGGAGGTTCTAGCTTTGTTAAACAAAATGCAACTGCCATGTAGTGTGCAAAAGGGGCAGAAGTGATGCCAACAATTTACATGAGcaataaaactgcagaaaaatgaaatactgcttACCCATGTTCTAGAGTAGCACGTGGTGCAGGCAGCATGCAAAATGGTGATGAATCTGTTTAGCTATTAGCTGCCAAATAGCTTTAATTCATGTCAGATACAATTAACTCACTCTGACAATTGGAAAAGGAAGCTTGAATATTAACAGCATTGTTGGTTGCATTGTGCTGGGAATGCCATGCTTCAGCAGTACCACCTCTGCAAAGAGGAACCTTGAGCTATGCTGCCTCCACACTCTGCAGAGCAAATTCAGCACACAGCCAACTCAAACAGGTACGGACCAAAATGCATTCATGACCCCCCCACCTTGCCCAAGTTCtacaggttttgcttctttcaatCTTCCAGATGCTAAATGCTATTTTGCAAGCAATTTTTTGCTGTAGGCATAAATAATGTGTTAGCCTCAATAATAGCAGATATGGCCTTTCATCCTCCAGAAGAATCAGGAATGTATAGCACATAAATCTAGAGTTAGAAACAAAGGTATGCCTCTGCTGTTGGAGAGCTAGGTAGGCAGGCTTGCAGGGACACAAGGCTTTCACATCTGCATTGGAGAAGTCTGAGGAAGCAGTCAGGTCGTATCTGCATCTCCTTACCACTCGAGACTTGTTAATCTAGAGGAATAGTACTAGCAAAAACATTAATTCCTGGATTTACTAAGTAACAACACTATAACCTCAGCATTAAACAGGAGACCGAAATGGCTGATAGTGTAACAAGCATGTCAATGCAGCGCCTTAAAGATTGTTAACTATAGCTTTTGAAAGGAGACAGTATTAACAGAAGAATTCCCTAGGCTAGCTAAgcattttagtttatttttttcctagtaaagACATGTTTAAAGCAGTATCCAAGCAAGTATGtgacagttttatttacagcttaactagttgttttttttttttaattaatatgttAACACAATTCAATGAGGACAGCAAGGCAAGTGTACCTGTACCTTAGTAGTTTACAATATTGCCACCTGCAGTTAGGACTTAGAAGCTACCAAAACCTCTTAAATAGTGATTTCCAAATACCTGGCATATACTTGAGGTTCGCATTACAGTGacatgcttgctttttaaaggaaattcatGTATGAATGCTGTTCTACAAAGTTTTTCCCATGCCACAGGCTGCATCAAAGATTTACACCAAAGCATAAGTTACCTCTGATAGCAGCTTTTCCCAGTCTTCCTTCTTAATCATGCTGTAGACTTGGCTTTTGCCAAAAGTAGAACTTTTCCAAACCTAGAAAAATTCCCAAAGTCTCAACATCCTTGTTTATAGCCCCTTCAAAGAGGCTTAAATCAAGGACAAAAAGGTAGCTTTGGAAAGGACAGTACGCCAGCTAACAAAGAAACAggcttatttttagaaaaaaaatcttagacaAAGTTAGAGAAGCAAAGATCTTTACTCTGAATGCTCTCTTAACACGCCAATTAAAAAGTTCTCATTAAAATGTTCCCTGCTGAAACAGAGGAAGGATTATCAGGTTGTCTCTTGCAGATGCAGTTTTACATACTTGATTTGTATGATCCATATAGAATAATGCTTCAGGAATCAAAGCTAACCACACTTTTAAGGGATTCCGTATCTTAGTCCAACAGACAGGAGAAGTGTCCTCTCCCATCCTGTACCAGCAACAAAGattcacaataaaaatgaaaccctGGATTTTGAGTGAGAGGagtcttttacattttaagacTTTATGTAATCTTCCCACAGAGACCTAGCGCTTCTAGagagctctgcttttccaggctgctgaaaaataagacGGTTGTAGGAAAGCAAATACAGGACTTCTTCCCTAATTCATTTTTCAAGGAAGTGTCAAGCCAGATGAGTACTCctgcttacatttttaaatatacatacagTAACCCTTTCCCAGGAAGCTGCATTTAAAGTTGAATTTTCATGAATTTGAAGTGGAGCAAGATTTAGCTGTATTTTCTATAAGCAatggggggggaaaaacccaacacattAATGACTAAGGAAGTTATTTTATCCTGTACAAACAGTATTTATTGGATATGGCTCTTTGTCAAAGAAATGCACTGAATCAACTCAATTTAGatgagaagaaagggaagaacaaTGTTTTGACTAGTCCtagctttcttcttccctgtctATACTCAGTTCCAGGAGCACTGCTTCTCCTAAAGATTTTGAAGGGggtgaaggaaaagcaaagttcTCTCACATTAGAGATACTCCAGTAGCTCTAAGGTTACTCTCAGTAATCTAGTTACGCAGCAGTCTAGATGACTGATTCTGTTAAGTTAAAGTACCTGTGATCTTTTATTTCgaaaacaataaaatgcatAAGTTCACTATAAAAACCTTAAAGCCAGTTACAAGTACAATGGCTGCTATAAGAACAAAAGGATTGCTATTCATGGCAGCATCATGAACTACAAGCAGCTTTCCATTTGGTCCCAGGCACCAGTAACTTGCCTTCAGGTATCTCAGGTACCATACTGAGATAGTCATCACCTTTTAAGCACATTTGCAGAGAAAGGATGTGCCTGGAAGGAAGCGCAACAAATCTGATCTGTTGCTTTCTTTGCCCAGACAGATGCGAACTCCAGTCACTTGTGTCCACTGCTTACGTCTTCTGCAAGACACCAGAATAGCTTTTCTGCCCAGCTTGCTGGTCTGCAAGCCCAAGATAACTGTATCTTGGTCTCAACCTTAaaggaaataggaaataaagcatttttttccctgaataaaaaaaagcaatctatTCTAATCCCATTACATATTATAGGTAGAAAAATTAGTTCTGAACTTCCATTCGGTAAATTAATGGAAGGAAGACACAAATCAGAACAAGAATTAAAGGTAGCAGTTCTAAATGTAACATTCTGTATTTACAGAGGGATGTCAACATTCACCGAGTTTCATCTATGGGTTTTTGCACCACTGCAAGCTTGTGCGAGACGAACctagaaagaaagagaaattaatcaGTACTCTACAAGACACTGTTATATCCCACAACCAGTTACAACATCTGCCTGAAGCGGAAGACACTTTCAGTTTTgattcagtttttcaaaacattgaCAATAGCTCTTCTTCAAGAAGTACATGGTTTATCCACAGTTTGTATTAAGCTAGATGTGATGTAAAGCtactccctttccttcccttctcagctcctgcttcttcttGACCACTGACATGAGCCAAAATACAAGACAAGGGTGGGGCGGGGGAAATAAGGAGTTTCTATTACAGCTGAACAGTCCAAGGACTAAATGACAGTGACAGTGCTGCCTCACAACTTCAGGACATGATTGACAAAAATATATAGACTTACTGATAGCTTCTTCATACTTCCTTGGGCCTCCGGATTCAGATGAAGAAGATTCTTCTTGGTCAAATCACTTGCTGTCAAACGAAtgctctgtgaaaaaaaacccaaatcttaggTTTTCTGTTTGGTCAGCTGTAGTAGctggaagcagcaaaaaaaaccaaaccccaaacttaaaaaataaaagtaaatagaATTCAAGCATACTAGGAGACCACATACAGGCAGAGAGCTACATTCAGCTGGACCAGAAGCTCATCTCTTACCTTCCTTGCAGTGCATTAACACATTACTGCCAGCAGAAGCTACTTTAAATGTTACTTAAATGCATGGCAAAACAGCATTCTACATTCTCCTTTGACCAGCTGCCACTTCTGACTAAAAATCTTTCAAGGTTCTTTTTAAGCTAGATTAATCCCCTGATAAACTGCAGTGGCACAACTAAAAAGACAAGAGTGGATGACCTGAAGCTGGTAAGGCCCCCAAGAACTTACAAGCTATCCCTTCAGCATAGATTCTACAGATTAAAGTTCCTGATTTACCTCCCCTCCTCCAACAGGGACGGTAATGAAGATATCATTGCTGTCAGCAAGGGGGCTGCCATTGGCAGAGATGGTGTAAACACGTTCATTTACTGCGGGCGTGCGCAAACCCGGTGTCCtgaaaattctgaaacaaaaagttATAGGTAAGTAATCTCACTGCAATTGCTCAAAGCACTTTGACTAAAAGTCTTTCATTCCGGGTTCAAAGGACCACTAAGGATTATGTTGCAAACAGAAGACAGACACGTACATAAAGCAAATGGCAAGGCATTTCTCTACATAAGAGATTAACAGAGAAATTTAACAGAATACAAACCTGGAATCAAATTTGGGTGTGACCATAGAGGTACCTCCTCGAGCACAGACATCAAGAACTCTACCAGTAGCTGGAGTGATAAAGTTGTTTTTGCTTGATCTgttaaagggaaataaataaacatctgctcataagaatatttttaacaaatattcaAGTCTGTGATAAGATAGTGCTTGTACGAGGTTAGCACCACAGAAAACCAGAGGTTCTTACTAACTAAAGGTATACCCCAAAGCTAGGGATAGCTggtcctcacaggagaggaaGTTGCctatttttcattcactttcagatcactgatttttttgctaTAGCATGGCACAACTACATCAACCAGCCTACTAAACTGTGCTCCATTCCATTTTAGAGTTATATTAGCACTATACACTTATTCTCCATTTCTGAAATCCAGTAAAAAAAGATATCCCCTCTTACCTTTTACTCATGCGCTTCACTCTTGCTGAAGGAGCTCTTCTGCTCCTGGACACTGGCACTTTCTTAGTGGATGCCTTCACCTGAAGCACACATTACTCACCGAATCAGTTACTTCACTCTCGTGTGACAGCAGAGTCCATAACAAACAAATCCTTCCATGCAAGACATTTGGCTCAGTAGGCTCCCTTTTTATGGCACAAGAGTCCCAAAACAAACACCCTACAAGCTTCTGTGTTTCCTATTGCTAGAAGTTTCAGGAAATGATACCTGTTTTGAAGTCCCCCTCGAAGTATCCTGGACAGCTATATTATCATAGGGACCATCTCAGTCAGTAGTTTATATCTTGGGAATAAAGTCATCACAAAGAGTAACTATTTACCTTTCCAGTTCTTGGATTAACATTTTCAGCTTCTAGCTCTGGAAGACATTGGCTatcatgttttgctttctttgctagAGGAAGCAAAGGAGGCTCTGCTTCTTCTTCAATAGCTTCAATATCTTGTTTAGATTTTTCCACTAGAAAGAGAAAGTGTTATctaagctgaaaataaataatagctACATTATTAGCTAGCAGCGGAGGTAAACAGTAACCAACCACAAGGATTTTTGCCAACAATTTGCTTCTGAAATCCAAATTCCAATGTAATCCAAACGGTTGACAGAGCACTATTTTGAATGATTTTGagtgttttaagaaaattaagtagAGCTACTGCAGACAGCAGGGATAAAAGTAGgattattttcctgtctttaaaTATCTTGAGAGATGCAAGAAAGAACTGAATTATTATTCACAGTAGGTAAACCACGACATGCTTTCATCTCACTGAACGCGTCACAATGCTTAAAACAAACTGACCTTTCttgatgatttttaaaggaGTCTGGATAACTTCTGCTGTTAacttgtttatttctgttatttccaaGTCTGCctaaaattaagaaacagtCACGGCACCATTAGGATTATCAGTAGCATGTAGTTCTGAGAAATCCAAGTTGTAGAGCAAATCCCTAACTATTTTATAGCAAGAATACCTCCATGCTTTCAGTTGTGCTCAGACTGGGAACTTCACGTTATTCTGGAGGCGACAACAACATGCGAGGTCTGCATGCCATTCGGGACTAACGTGCCTTATTTGGCTGCTGCAAGTACACTTCGCCTACACCCTGCTGCTCAACCaatttagaaatactttaatttaCTGAAAAGCGCGTGTGCTCTTGGGGATCTGGGAGTGAAATGAAGCGGGTaaggaaagacagagaaggaGCAGCACGAGCACGCAAATCCTGCATCGTATACAACAGGCATCTCTTACTGCAGTGTTTGTGAAAGAATTTATGCGACCTCTGCTCCTACAGACACAGGAACCCTTCGTTTCCTACAGTAGCGCGCAACATCATCAGAAAACTTAACATTTGTGCTAGATACCTACCGTTGCTGCCTCTTCCAGCACCTTTTTGCTTCCTCCTTTAGctaaaaagaagatatttttaaaaaactcagcACGTATCCGAGACAGCCTATACCGTACACGCAGACATGCTTCAACACGCCACCGCCGGGACGGAAGAAACCAGTACAAACCAGTTTTCCGGGCAGCGGGCGAGCAGCCTCAGACAAAGGGAGCAGCTTCcgagtggggggggggggctcccagTCAGAGGAGACCCCGGCTGCTCCTTGAGCACCGCTGTTTTTTATCCTCGAAGGGAAATCGTGGCCCGCCAGCCCAGTCCCTcccccggtgccggtgccggtaCCGGTGCCGCCCCGTACCGAGGTAGTCCAGCCAGTTCATCTCGCGGAGCGCCAGCGGCAGCCGCAGGATCTCGATGTTGTAGAGGTTCTCCGCCTCCTTGACGAGGCGCTGCCCGTTCGTCCGCAGCTGCTCGACCCGGCTCCTCACTGCGGGGACGCACACGGCTCAGCCACGGCTCCGGGACCGGGGCCCGgggcccgctccccgccgcccgcccccgcctcGCTCCCGGCCTACCCTCGCGGTCGAAGTCCTTCAGGAAGGCCGCCAGCTTCCTGCCGCGCGCGCTCGCGCCAGCCTTCTTTCGCCCGGGAGCCATGGCGGGGGGCCGGGGTCGGGGATCGGGACCGGGGGGTCGGGACTGGGGCCGGgagcgccgccgcccgccgcgcgtTCAAACCCAacggccgccgccgctccgccaaTCAGGGCTCGGCGCGGCCAATCGGGGCGCGGCGCGATGACGCAGGGGCCGGGGGAGCGCTTCCGAGTCGGCGGGTCGCCATGGCGGCGGCGATGGCGGCGATGGCGGCGGCGGTGCGGGAgtgggcggcggcggcggcgcggcagGACGCGGCCTGGCGGGCGGCGATGGCCGCCTGGGCGCCGCTGCTGGTCTCGCTGGCCGGGCTGGCGGCGCAGATGCGGGCGGCGCAGCGGCTGGCGTGGGGCGGCTCGCCGCTGGGCCCCTTCGGCGACCTGCGGGAGCGGCTGTGGCGGAAGCAGCGCGGCGCGGCCGAGGcgctgctggagcagctcgGCGGCCGGcggtgaggcggcggcggggccggggccggggccgggcggggggccgCCGCTGAGCGTCTCCCGCTTTGCCGTGCAGGGCGGAGCTGCGGGCCGTGCGGGACGCCGTGGGGGCCGGCGTGGCCGCCGTGCTGCGGCTGTACGAGGAGCGGGCGGCGGAGCTGGGCCTGGCGGCGGCCCTGCGGCGCGGGCCGCGCTGCCCCTCGCTGGCTGACgcgctggaggggctgcaggacGTGGAGCGGCACTACCGGCAGCTGTATCCTTCTGCTGGGGTtgggcgggcagcgccggcgggtgcctttttctctttgttgtcCTTAGCGGGCAGGAAGGTACTTGGagagcaagctgctgctgctccgcATCCGCTGCGACAGCCTGGCAGACGTGGAGGCCCTCCCGCAGTCTTGGGAGAGGATTTTGGCGCGCTACAAGGAAGACGTCGTTCAAGGTAGTTCTGCTTACAGCAGGCCCAAAGGGCCTTTCCCTGAGCTCCGTGCTGATGTCTCAGCCCTGGGGACAGCATGTGGGCCCGGTGGTGCTTGCTGTGTGGGTCTCAGTAGCAGCGGGTGACCTTGCCCAGTTTGCGGTTGAACTTTGCGACCTGCTTTGAGATCTGGTGAATGACTTCAGGCATAAATACTCGCCATCACACCCTGGGCACAGCTGGAAGTGGCGCCCTTCCTCATAGTGTAAGAAGGGGCTTAGTGATCCGTTTCACTTGGTCTGCTAAGTTAGTTTTACTTAcgtttttcttcattgcttttagAAACGCGTTAAGGCTTTGTGTGTACAGAATACAGATAAAATGCATTAAGCTAATGGGGTTGGTTTTTCCCTTCCAACTCAGATACGCTTCTTAAGATCTCTCTGTTTGTGGACAACCAGCGAGACCTGTGCTGCTCACCAGGCTCCTGACGGAGAACAGGAGAGACTGGTGTCGACCGGCTTCTGTGAGAGTCTGGTATGTTCTGAGGTGACCACAAAGAGGATGATGAATTGAGGAAGCTTTACTGGCGCTTTTTGGAAGCGGAATGAGTTGGGTACTTGGCCTCAGTAGGAAATGCTTGGACTGTTGCATTTTCAAGTAGAAATGGACTTGATGACTGAAGAAGAGGCTGAGCTGAACAAGCTGTGGAAATTATCCTTTCTTTTGCCTGTCGTGGATGTTTtgtatactgaaaaaaatgttgagacTTACTAACTTGAGGTGGACTGCAAATAAGTGAGCGTAACATAAAATCCCGCAGGCTGATACCTGTACATGTAAGGAGGATGCGTAGATACTGTCCTTACAAATGAATAAAAGATGTCAAATCAGGGCTTGAAAACAGTTTGCACCTTGTGCCTCTGAGCaatgtgtttgctttcatcCACCTGTACattgaagaggaaggagcaaatTTGGCTTGGAAATGTAATTATGGAGGTACGGAACCCTGAGGTCTGACACAGGCAGTTTTCAAGTGTGTTAGAGTACGCTCTTCTGATATCTCTGCTAGGGCATGTTTAAATCACAGTCTTAAAAATTCACGCTCTGTggccacagcagctgctgacagTTCTGGGAACATCTCTTGTTGGCCATGACACCGATCCTTTGTAACGTTCCCGGAAAGTGGTGGGGTGCCTGTTGCTAAATAACATTTGGTACGAAATTGTAGCTTCTCAGAGAAGGCCAAATAAAGAGTTG
This window contains:
- the CDCA8 gene encoding borealin; this encodes MAPGRKKAGASARGRKLAAFLKDFDREVRSRVEQLRTNGQRLVKEAENLYNIEILRLPLALREMNWLDYLAKGGSKKVLEEAATADLEITEINKLTAEVIQTPLKIIKKVEKSKQDIEAIEEEAEPPLLPLAKKAKHDSQCLPELEAENVNPRTGKVKASTKKVPVSRSRRAPSARVKRMSKRSSKNNFITPATGRVLDVCARGGTSMVTPKFDSRIFRTPGLRTPAVNERVYTISANGSPLADSNDIFITVPVGGGESIRLTASDLTKKNLLHLNPEAQGSMKKLSVRLAQACSGAKTHR
- the C16H1orf109 gene encoding uncharacterized protein C1orf109 homolog isoform X2 yields the protein MAAAMAAMAAAVREWAAAAARQDAAWRAAMAAWAPLLVSLAGLAAQMRAAQRLAWGGSPLGPFGDLRERLWRKQRGAAEALLEQLGGRRAELRAVRDAVGAGVAAVLRLYEERAAELGLAAALRRGPRCPSLADALEGLQDVERHYRQLKVLGEQAAAAPHPLRQPGRRGGPPAVLGEDFGALQGRRRSRYAS
- the C16H1orf109 gene encoding uncharacterized protein C1orf109 homolog isoform X1 — translated: MAAAMAAMAAAVREWAAAAARQDAAWRAAMAAWAPLLVSLAGLAAQMRAAQRLAWGGSPLGPFGDLRERLWRKQRGAAEALLEQLGGRRAELRAVRDAVGAGVAAVLRLYEERAAELGLAAALRRGPRCPSLADALEGLQDVERHYRQLYLESKLLLLRIRCDSLADVEALPQSWERILARYKEDVVQDTLLKISLFVDNQRDLCCSPGS